A region of Mauremys mutica isolate MM-2020 ecotype Southern chromosome 2, ASM2049712v1, whole genome shotgun sequence DNA encodes the following proteins:
- the LOC123365331 gene encoding receptor expression-enhancing protein 4-like, with product MVSWIICRVVVLVFGMLYPAYASYKAVKTKNIREYVRWMMYWIVFALFMATETLTDTFVSWFPFYYEIKMAFVVWLLSPYTKGASLLYRKFVHPTLSRREKEIDLYITQAKERGYETMVNFGKKSLNIAATAAVQAAAKSQGALAGRLRSFSMQDLRAIPDDAPVHYEDPLYLEEQEMRRRPIGYRTASAGRQPGHESDTEEEECWSDSQISPKALPRSRDFALSKTISRSQSLRVVKKRPQVKEGSSRLVRGRARKKTVQPDQDS from the exons GCTGGTGTTCGGGATGCTCTATCCGGCCTATGCCTCCTACAAGGCAGTGAAAACCAAGAACATCCGGGAATAC GTCCGCTGGATGATGTACTGGATTGTGTTTGCGCTCTTCATGGCTACAGAGACCCTCACGGATACATTCGTTTCCTG GTTTCCCTTCTACTATGAGATCAAGATGGCATTTGTCGTGTGGCTGCTTTCCCCCTACACCAAGGGAGCCAGCCTGCTCTACCGGAAGTTCGTGCACCCCACGCTGTCCCGCAGAGAGAAG GAAATCGACCTGTACATCACCCAGGCCAAGGAGCGCGGGTACGAGACTATGGTGAACTTTGGCAAGAAGAGCCTCAACATTGCAGCCACAGCTGCCGTCCAAGCTGCGGCCAAG AGCCAGGGAGCCCTGGCCGGGCGTCTGCGCAGCTTCAGCATGCAGGACCTGCGTGCCATCCCTGACGACGCCCCCGTGCACTACGAAGACCCCTTgtacctggaggagcaggagaTGAGGAGGCGGCCGATAG GTTACAGAACTGCCTCGGCCGGCCGGCAGCCTGGGCATGAGAGTGACACGGAGGAAGAGGAGTGCTGGTCGGACTCCCAGATCTCTCCCAAGGCTCTTCCCCGCAGCCGGGACTTCGCGCTGTCCAAAACAATCTCCAGGAGCCAGAGCCTGCGCGTCGTGAAGAAGAGACCCCAAGTCAAAGAG GGCTCTTCCAGGCTGGTGCGGGGCCGGGCGAGGAAGAAGACGGTGCAGCCGGATCAGGACAGTTAG